The DNA sequence CAGCTGACAGATCTTACCAGCAGGTGAGCTCCGTGGATTAAAGGACTGGTCCTGTGGTAGGGCCCTTATCAGATTGTGTGACACCCCCTGTTGGTACCACAGAGCCATCATGATAGTTGCTGATGTAAATAAGAACCAGGCCCACCCTAGATTGACAACAGCATTTTCTCCATATCCCTCCCCACCAGGAGGAAGTATGGTATGTGGAGGTCAATGGTTCCCTCAGGCTGTGGATAGGGGTTGGATACTGTTCTTCTCCGTTCACTGTTGGCTCTTTATTTCTGCAATAGGGACCTAGACTTACCTTATAATATTAGTGTGTATCCAAGGCCAGTATTAAGCTAGCCAGTGCCCAGAATAGAATTTTGAAAGGGAGCTCCAAAGCCAGATTTAGTCAGGCTTGAGGTCCCCTGTAGCATGGAGGTCTAAAGCAACTGCCTGTTTGCACCCACCAAATGCTAGGCTTATTTGTATCTCACAAATGTCTGTCATGGACAtactggatccaagatggccgcaatgaTCTGATTGCGGAGAGACGCTTTCAGTAATTCTCCCTAAAGTTTTACTTACATCATcggaatgccgaagaggagaggcaagagcACTGGTGGAGCCTTACGGCGCCCGGAAACCTCTCCTCTGCTCACAATAGATGAAATACTGAGGCACCTGCATCAAGAGACAGTAACgccggggaatcgcccgctggaggTCCCGGCAGTGAGTTAAGCCATTGTGAACCTCCCTGGGCTAGACGACAATTCTTGCTTCTTAAACCAGGGGTAACAATGATGGGAGGTCTTTTTTATtacgatatccctgtaaatgtattgttaaatatagATTCTTTGACCCTTCTCAATTAACAGGGTTCCTCTCTACGAAACGCCTGGAACGGGTAAATGAAACAACAGCAATAGTAAAGTAATTAGGTAGACTCCTACTACTGCAGTCagatgttttgcttttcttgttaataatatgatttaatttcACTAGCACTCACTGGAATTTTAGGATCCATATTATGGGATTAATAGTATTGATTAAGAATGGTATTGCCTAATTGAGATTCTGTCTTGTTTAAAATATGTTATTTCTCTTATTTTCATTATTCTGTACAAGAGGTTTCttggaaaaaaattaaataataattaaaaaaaaaaaaaggctgtcaTGCTCaccttctccttttctttccctctgtctgtctctatctctctctctctttctccatctgTTCTCTGTCTCTGACCTTATTTTCTCAGGTTGCGTGTCAACTCAGATGGTGCTGCTGCTGCCCATCAAAAGCGTGCAGGGAACAGTTCAGTCAGCAGGGTGGTTTCCCCTTTCACAGACTCTGGGAAGCTCCCCTTCCCCATGACTTACCCAGGATCTAAGAAACTGTTGACAGCAGACAGGTAACTGTCCTCCCCCATGTCTGCAATGACACCTCCCATACAAGTGGTGTCGCTGCAGTCATGCCCAGCACTCCATATGCTAACCTGTCTTTTAcaacagtgtctcacaaactttgcaaGCTGTGACACACTAAAGTGGCAGCCGCAGCTCGAGGGCACCCAGAAGTACGcagacattgatgtgatgacttcacacgcatgcacggaggccctccagattgGGCCCTGAGTGACCAGTGGGGGGTGTAGAAAAAGAAGAagcacagagaggaggagagacgccagcgaggaggagaggcactggcggtaGCAGCTGACTggttacaggatgtgcctctcgctgcgagaggcacatcctgtagtcagtcggctggcgctggcgcctctcctcctccccagcatctggTGGCATAACTGAAATCttgtgtgccacagcacatagtttgcgatacactgttttgCAAGAACACATTCATTTTGAATGAAATATTTCTAAATTTACAGACAGTCTCCAGCATGTACTGGAGGCCAGGAGAAGCGAAGCATATCAGACACCCCTACAAAGGGGTATGGATCCCCTAAAGTTTGTCAAGGGATCAACCCAGAGCATCAGGGAACGGAGAAATGTGCTACTGTGGAAGTTGACAAGGTATGCTATCAAGGATTTAGTATAAGACTAAGTGCTCCTATATCACCTTTGTTCATGAAACTGTAGGGATTGTGCAGAAGTACTAATTGTTACTGTAAGATATTCTGCCATGAAACAGTGGAAGTGTGTAGCAGAAACACATTCTTTATCTcagttctctctttctccttggacagGATGTGACTAAAAACATGAACTCAGTATTCAAGGAGCTCCTTGGAAAGACAGCTGTGAAAAAGCAGGGCGCCGAGGAAGGGATGGATTCTACCCCGGAACCTTCTGGAATGGATTCTCCACAGCCCACCACCAGCAAGAAGGGGATAGCATCAGGGGGTGGCAGGATTACCTTTGGATTGAGGAGCAAGGGCCTATTCAAGCCCAGTGGAGGGGCCCAGGCCAATAATGGCCTACAGCCAGAATAGCCAAAATGCGAACTCCCTCACATCAGGCCAGGAGCATACTCTGCTTTATGCAGAAGTCCCATGCCACCCCAGGCACTTTGTGTTGATGTGGGAGGGCCGGGGGTTTATTTGTTATGACTGAACGTATATGAAGAAAACTCAGGAAGCATGTATAATTGACCAGCTCTTTCTCCTGCATTTCAGCGgttaaaattaaaaacagtcaagctgtgccagaccagtggtccctgCGTTCTGCCTCCAACAGCAGCCTCTGAGTTATTAATAACACTTGCAGATCATAATATAGCCAGGGTTAGCACTTAGATGGAGATGGTACTTGGTGAGGGAACAGGGAAGGGTTATGAGAAAGCCCGCCATTCTAAAATAGCACCATACAGTATTTCATGAACTGAGTTCTGTAAAGTAGTGGCTCAACTTCTGATCCATGAGACCATTGTAGGGGATCTGCAAGTTGCATGGGGATAGAATCAACACCGCCATAAGAGCTGGAAACAGCTGCAGACCTGGAGGTGGAACTGACACAGCCACACAGGCTAGAAACAGCCAAAGCTTTGGGGACAGGACACAGGAGCAGCGTTGGTGATGGTACCAGTAGCAGCCAGTGAGGACTGGTAATAAGAAGTGCTTCAGCAACAGATGAGAGAGAGAGCGTGAGGGTGGTAGGGAATGTTtggagagaagagaggggagagagagagaggatgatAGGGCTGGAAAATTTGGAGGGAGAGAGCAAATAGTGGGAACAGGCTCAGGATGGGGGAggtgaaaaaaaaatacagtagttgGGTATTGGCTGGGGGGTCCTAAAATCTTTTGGTGGTTGATAAGGGGCTTGCTTATCCTATATGGTTGACAACTCTTGCTTGAAAGGATGAGTAGAGCTCTGTGCCCAAGTAAAGCATCCACTAACTTCTCCCACAGATTCTGTATTTGGACAGTAAGAAGGGTCACCACCCTTTTCTTTCAATCTCAACCTTCATTGTTCACCCAGCTTTTTAAATTAAGCTTCTGGAAATCACTTGAACTATGTAGAAAAAGGTATATCAGGAATGCCTTCACTTTCTGTTCTCTCTGGAGGATGGTAATATCCCTTTGAACTAAGGATTGGCTAGTGGTCTTTGaacaaagaaggggggggaggtgcatgtgggaaagagaagcTGCAGGATTAGAGCTTGTGGCGCAGGGTGAGGCTGTGATATGAGACATCCTCTCACCTCTGCTTTCCAGCAAGGCTGCCAGGGCTTGGAAAGTTGGCATGGCTATGGGGCAAAAAATTCACAGTGAgcccaatattcaaagaaaaGCTGAACTCTTAAATTTAGGCTCCTAAATTTGTACCTTGTTTTCATCCAGACTTAGGAACCTAAGGCCCTCTTTaacaaaggcgtgctaagtgttttagcgtggatttagtgtgcggtaaccgctaatgtgtccataggataacgtgcatgcgttagcgtttagcgcgcgctaaaaagcatagtgcacctttgtaaaagagggggtaaattttcatctgaaaattcatcttaatttaatTATGCTTATAAATCCAGGCCTCCAACAAAGctggtatttttttaaaaacagcatccTACCCAAATGTAAATGATTTCTAGAGCCAAAGGGTAAAACCGGATGGTCAAAAAAACTTTTTCCGATGCCTTAAAATCCTTAACACAGAGCTCAAGGAGCTTCTATTTATAAAGGAACAAACCTTCATATAGAGCAGGCCTGCACAATTTCagccctcgccaggccaggttttcaggatttcccaaatgaatatgcaatggaagcagtgcaggcaaatagatcttatgcaaatacactggggaaatcctggaaacccaactggatttggcccttgaggaccggagttgtgcaggcctgataTAGAGACTTTTTTActgaagtacagtcaaacctcggtttgcgagtaacacggtttgtgactgttttgcaagacgagtaaaacactcgagcaaactgtaactcgcaaaccgagcattgactcaatttgcAAGCCCCCACCCGACCCGACCTGACCCCGGGAACCAGCAGTATTGCTCTCCCTgtggccaccagcgctgctccctcccttcacgatcgcctccccaccccccactgaccggccctgtccttacccatgCGCCGCTGgtgttagaaagtgcctgccgccggttttctgctgggcttctgctgggccttgagcatctgcgcatgctcaaggccttctggatctcaccctctccgaaaTTTTCATGAGTctcgagatctcatgagaatctcggtaagggtgagatccagaaggccttgagcatgcgaagatgctcaaggtccagcagcagcccagcagaaaactggtggcaggcactttctaacacCGGCAGCGCACGAGTAAGGACAGGGCCGGTTagtggggggaggaggcgatCACAGCACCTGTGGCCTCGGGGGGAGTCCAGCAGGAGTGGGCCAACACCTGAgagtcccgggggggggggggcggaggggggggtAGTGGTATCCAGGGGGGCAGCGTCCGGGAGCGGCTATGCACATGAATAGCAGGGCCAATGGTGCCCATCCAGGCTCTGTGGCGGCGGCGGTTTGATTAAAGCCAGCACCCTGTAGCCAGGGCGCACCATCACCCACAGTGACATGAGCGCCCTGCAGTACAGCCCCTCTCCAGGTCCtgtgagaggcagcgaacagcagcagtGGCCTCCCCAAGAGAACTGGAGGAGCCGCGTGGAtaggtctgtggcagaggcagcggtggaggcgttgctaatggtaattaagtttttgggatgtggaatgaattgtccgAATTTACGTTAATTCTTATtcggaaagttgctttgatatacgagtgctttggattacgagcatgcttctggaatgaattatgctcataaaccatggtaccactgtatatccaaTGCACTCTCCCCAGACACTTATCTAAACAGAGAGCAGGCATATCATAACCACAAAGGTTCACATCATAGAACCTTTTATAATTGATATATTATTCCAGTTCCTTGTTTTGCACCTACCATCTGCTgcaaacatccatgtttgaatAAATCCAGGCCTGCCATTTGTTTACCTAGATTTCTGGGCCTAGTattgaaaatcagtgctaagctcaTAACCTTTTTCCCTGCCGTAAATCCGCCCCTGTTGCCACCCACTTTTTGTGCTCCTAGGTTTAAAGGTGTTTAGTGAAGTTTTGATATTAAATATAGGTCCTCAACCCTAGTAAAGTTAAAAAAggccaatttaggagcataactcccataggagcccttttactaaaccatgcaCTTAATACGGGACAAAGGCCTGCAAAATTCACTAAAGCATTTTGTGGTAGtttatatcatttttaaaaaaactatttttgggagggggtgtgaTTTGGGTAGGAATGGGTCTTGAAGTGTTATCCAGctagtacctgtatataatatatgtgaACCGCTttagttgtaccacagaaaggtggtgtaTCAACAACATGGCCTCTTTAGTGGGCTCCGATTAGTGCAcattaagggccaaattctatatatggtgcctaaaggaTTGGCACTGATCAGAATGGCACTTAGCATGCTCCTATAAAAGGCATCCACTATATATATAGAATTACGCTTAGCAGCCATATGTGGCATAACATTTAGGCACATTCATTTAGGCTAAGGAAAGCCAGTCCTAAATACCTGTACCTAAGCTGCGTGTGGATTGGGCTTATTCTACAACAGTGTGTCTACCTTTTAGGAATGTCCATAATCCACCCATGTGCCACCCTTGACCAcgccccttttgagattcacgcACTAGAAGTGACACGCACCACTATATACAATATACCTGCAAGCACGCagcttctaattagtgccaattagcatcaattggTTAATTGCCAATCTGTGCCAATTGGCTTGTTGTACAATTAAGTTACAAATTAGCTGTGCACACTGATTTTGTGAGTGCAACTTAGgccaccatatacagaatttggtccTGACTGGATAAAGCAGACTTAACGCCTCCTAAATAAGTGGTCCTGTGCATTAATGAAAAGagtaacaaaaattaaaaagccTTAAAAATATGCCACAGTAAATCACTAAGCCTAGATTTTaccatgccttagtaaaaagtCCTCATAATTAGAAGCACAATCCTTTGAATATCGTCAGGCCCAGTGTTTCTGGAGTTAACCTTAGGAACACAAGAGATACACATCTCGAGGATTCAGGCAACTGTGTCATTTATTTGTATTTACAGTTTTCTTACCCACCCCTGTACCTTGCAGGTTCAGCAGAAGGGAATTAGTGCACCACAGACATGGTCAGCCATCCAGTGAAACCTCTGTCCATATATGTGGGGCTCTCCCTTCCAACTATTATGCTTTTTAACTGAGATGATCTGAGAGCTCCATTTCATCAGCGACAGGCTGAACCCTCTCTACTTTTACCCCCATTGTATCTCTAGGTCTCGTTCCAGTCTCTCATATGCAAAACAAATTTACCAAACCACAGATATACTAGGAATAAAACCACAACCAACTCTGCTGGGCATTCCTGACCTAGAGCCAGTTAGTCATTCTTGGCCTAACCAAGAGGGCTGCAAAAGCTATCCATCACTCCCCATCGCTTTACCTGTCACTTAAGAATAAAGAACAATCCTCCAGGCAGTAAATAAAAGAAGGAAATATGAAATGAGAAGTGTCAGTCTTTGTCTCCCTACAGAGTCAATATGGGACTATGTTGTGTTTGGGGTTGGATTAAAGGTACTTTTCCCTGGGTGCTGATGTCTGTCCTTCCCTAGGCCTCCTTTCTGAGAGTCATACGAATGCCACTGAAGATCTTTCCAAAAGTTTCAAAGATAGGGTCACAGAAGGTTGCCACGCACAGTGCATAGAATCGACTCACACACTGCACCTCAATCATGTAGCTCTTTATGCATGGTACCACTGCCCAGATGTGACAGAAGGAGAGGCAGGCGAAGAGAAAGCCCCAGAGCAGTGCCAGGGGGGCTCCCAGCACCGCTGAGAGCAGGCGATAGCACCAGTATTTTGTGATCGTGAATACGGTGTTGCTCGTTTTCCAGACCCCATCAAAGCTATGGGTACCATCCGGCTCTGCAATGACATCTTCAAAATCCACCTGCAGAGGAATAaataagaaatagaaaatagagagAAAGAGGGACGAGACCAGTTCAGCATATTAACCTACCTGTGTCTGGGCTCTGTTGCAACCTCTTAGTCATTTTTACAACCTCTTGTAAttttttcacacttttcttgGAGAATTTAAAGTACAGTAAAATGCTGATTATCCGG is a window from the Geotrypetes seraphini chromosome 1, aGeoSer1.1, whole genome shotgun sequence genome containing:
- the LOC117348516 gene encoding caveolin-3-like — its product is MAQQEQPPEIGKSFQEMLTKEIDLVDRDPKKINEEVVQVDFEDVIAEPDGTHSFDGVWKTSNTVFTITKYWCYRLLSAVLGAPLALLWGFLFACLSFCHIWAVVPCIKSYMIEVQCVSRFYALCVATFCDPIFETFGKIFSGIRMTLRKEA